One genomic window of Trichlorobacter lovleyi includes the following:
- a CDS encoding chorismate mutase, translating into MDINEIRKRIDLLDDVLLRIFNERARLALEIGHHKKLLDLPVYDPSREKRIFARMKEDNPGPLDDGAIVRLYERVIDESRRLERIMTQQEEQEEC; encoded by the coding sequence GTGGATATCAATGAGATCAGAAAACGGATTGACCTGCTGGATGATGTCCTGCTCAGAATATTTAACGAACGAGCACGCCTAGCTTTGGAAATAGGCCACCACAAAAAGCTATTAGACCTGCCTGTTTATGATCCGTCTCGCGAAAAACGTATCTTTGCCCGTATGAAAGAGGATAACCCCGGACCGCTGGATGATGGTGCCATAGTACGTCTTTATGAACGGGTAATTGACGAATCACGGCGATTAGAAAGAATTATGACCCAGCAGGAGGAGCAGGAGGAATGTTAA
- the nadB gene encoding L-aspartate oxidase, translated as MIIESDFLVIGSGIAGLSFALQAAVHGTVSVVTKREIAESATRYAQGGIASVFSSEDSFDAHVEDTLIAGAGICHEDVVRMVVEEGPQTIRNLIEWGVKFTTTIKGDEYDLTREGGHSARRILHAEDITGREIERALVEAVRLNPNIQVFEDHIAIDLLTCAKLARQPVSDNCCLGAYVLDIKESRVKTFSAGATLLASGGAGKVYLYTCNPDVASGDGVAMAYRAGATVANMEFMQFHPTTLFHPNAKSFLISEAVRGEGAILRRRDGTAFMEKYHHLKDLAPRDIVARAIDNEMKTYGDDCVYLDITHEPAEVVRNRFPNIYQTCMEFGLDMTKDWLPVVPAAHYLCGGVQVNTHGQTDLRGLYAIGEVAFTGLHGANRLASNSLLEAAVYASKAAAHASEALITKPVTKPSTLPEWDSGTATNSDEMVVVSQNWDEIRRFMWNYVGIVRSTKRLERAMRRIQLIQAEIEEYYWNFIVTSDLIELRNLATVAELIITCAQQRKESRGLHYTIDYPDRDDLYGKKDTVLKKQFS; from the coding sequence ATGATCATTGAAAGTGATTTTCTGGTTATCGGCAGTGGTATTGCCGGACTCTCCTTTGCACTTCAGGCCGCTGTTCACGGCACGGTTTCCGTTGTTACCAAGCGAGAAATAGCTGAATCTGCAACCCGTTATGCACAGGGAGGTATCGCATCCGTCTTTTCAAGTGAAGATTCCTTTGATGCACATGTTGAAGATACTCTGATTGCCGGTGCCGGCATCTGTCACGAAGATGTCGTCAGAATGGTGGTTGAAGAAGGGCCTCAGACTATACGTAATCTGATTGAGTGGGGGGTCAAGTTCACCACCACCATCAAAGGTGATGAATATGACCTGACCCGTGAGGGGGGCCACAGTGCCAGACGTATCCTGCATGCGGAAGATATCACGGGGCGCGAGATTGAACGGGCGCTGGTGGAAGCCGTCAGACTAAACCCAAACATCCAGGTTTTTGAAGACCATATTGCCATTGATCTGCTTACCTGCGCTAAGCTTGCCCGTCAACCGGTTAGTGACAACTGCTGCCTTGGTGCCTATGTACTTGACATTAAAGAGTCTCGTGTCAAAACCTTTTCAGCGGGAGCGACCCTGCTCGCCAGTGGTGGCGCCGGCAAGGTGTACCTCTACACCTGTAACCCTGATGTTGCCTCCGGTGACGGTGTTGCCATGGCCTATCGTGCCGGAGCAACAGTTGCCAATATGGAGTTTATGCAGTTCCATCCGACCACACTTTTTCATCCCAACGCCAAATCGTTCCTGATTTCGGAAGCGGTTCGAGGGGAAGGGGCGATACTCAGACGCAGGGATGGCACTGCTTTTATGGAAAAATACCATCACTTGAAGGATCTTGCCCCACGTGACATTGTGGCACGCGCCATTGACAATGAGATGAAAACCTACGGCGATGACTGTGTCTATCTCGACATCACCCATGAGCCTGCTGAAGTAGTCCGAAACAGGTTTCCCAACATTTACCAGACCTGCATGGAATTTGGTCTGGACATGACGAAAGACTGGTTACCGGTTGTCCCGGCAGCCCACTACCTTTGCGGTGGTGTCCAGGTCAATACCCACGGACAAACCGATCTGCGTGGATTATACGCCATTGGAGAGGTTGCTTTTACCGGCCTGCACGGTGCCAATCGTCTCGCCAGCAACTCCCTACTGGAAGCTGCGGTCTACGCCAGTAAGGCAGCAGCCCATGCCAGTGAGGCCTTAATCACAAAACCGGTCACCAAGCCATCTACCCTTCCTGAATGGGATTCCGGTACCGCAACCAATAGCGATGAAATGGTCGTTGTATCGCAAAACTGGGACGAGATCCGGCGCTTCATGTGGAATTATGTTGGCATCGTACGCAGCACAAAGCGGCTTGAGAGAGCCATGCGACGGATACAACTGATCCAGGCTGAGATTGAAGAATACTACTGGAACTTCATTGTCACCTCAGACCTGATTGAACTGCGCAATCTGGCAACCGTTGCAGAGCTGATCATCACCTGTGCGCAACAGCGAAAGGAATCGCGTGGATTGCACTACACCATCGACTATCCAGACCGCGACGATCTGTATGGCAAAAAAGACACTGTCCTGAAAAAACAATTTTCGTGA
- a CDS encoding bifunctional riboflavin kinase/FAD synthetase has product MRTIITNDFSHPLAERSVVTIGNFDGVHRGHREIFRQVTERARELSATSVVVTFSPHPLRVLQPDNRRFCLITTDEQKRELIAENDIDLLLVIPFTREFAAVTAEDFVRRVLHACLGVRFLVIGHDYAFGRGREGNEPFLVQMGQELAFDVKVLEPVGDGGMLFSSSVVRRLVADGAVVDALQILGRCHRVCGQVVHGREIGRSLGFPTANIVTHNELIPGDGVYAVWVSVLGELLMGACSIGINPTFEGGRHTIEVFLFDFSSDLYGQDVVVHFVEKIRDIIRFPDVSALVSQISADVASVRRILAAGLPMEKR; this is encoded by the coding sequence ATGCGTACCATCATAACGAATGATTTTTCCCATCCGCTTGCTGAGCGATCTGTCGTTACCATTGGCAATTTTGATGGTGTCCACCGTGGCCATCGAGAAATCTTCCGCCAGGTTACCGAGCGAGCCAGGGAGCTGTCTGCCACCTCTGTTGTGGTGACATTCAGTCCCCATCCCCTGCGGGTATTACAGCCTGATAACCGCCGTTTCTGTCTGATTACGACAGATGAACAAAAACGTGAGTTGATAGCCGAAAATGACATTGATCTGCTGTTGGTAATTCCATTTACCAGGGAGTTTGCTGCAGTTACAGCCGAGGATTTTGTCCGTCGTGTTTTGCATGCCTGCCTGGGGGTACGCTTTCTGGTCATTGGTCATGACTATGCTTTTGGCAGAGGGCGGGAGGGCAATGAACCGTTTCTGGTCCAAATGGGACAAGAACTTGCTTTTGATGTGAAGGTGCTAGAGCCGGTTGGTGATGGCGGCATGCTGTTCAGTAGCAGTGTTGTGCGGCGTTTGGTGGCAGACGGTGCTGTGGTGGATGCGCTGCAGATTTTGGGGCGCTGCCACCGGGTTTGCGGCCAAGTGGTGCATGGCCGTGAAATCGGACGTTCTCTGGGGTTTCCGACTGCCAATATTGTGACGCACAATGAACTGATTCCCGGAGACGGTGTCTATGCGGTCTGGGTTTCTGTGCTGGGGGAACTGCTGATGGGGGCCTGCAGCATAGGTATTAACCCGACGTTTGAAGGCGGTCGGCACACCATTGAGGTGTTTCTGTTTGATTTTAGCAGTGATCTTTATGGGCAAGATGTGGTGGTGCATTTCGTTGAGAAAATACGTGATATAATACGCTTTCCTGATGTCTCAGCGTTGGTAAGCCAGATTTCTGCTGATGTGGCTTCTGTCAGACGTATTTTGGCAGCAGGACTGCCGATGGAGAAACGGTGA
- a CDS encoding lysylphosphatidylglycerol synthase transmembrane domain-containing protein, which produces MKRSSLLFWGGSGISVLLLVLLLRKIDFHSLAEALGRLDLRFLAAAVLFTFLSYWLRAVRWRYLLIHERSLRLSSLYPAVIIGYMANNLFPARLGEFIRAWVLAEREQMQAPAVFASLVIDRLFDGFSVMVMLAGVLLTLQLPPGMEQSAAVLRAGGVTTLIFYSVVIASLVLLKVRPVATLALLGKLLKPFPAAVAEKCIPLAGSFLGGLHVSRRTADLLAVLVSSLLIWLSATLPIYLVLVGFGIHLPLSASFFIMVLLVFAVMVPAAPGYIGTYHLACYTGLAAFGLPDAESVSVALVIHGVGFFPVILAGLYHVWSQGVSLANMRKQAVPDGAHQ; this is translated from the coding sequence ATGAAACGTTCCAGCCTGTTGTTCTGGGGGGGAAGTGGCATCAGTGTGCTGTTGCTTGTCCTGCTTTTACGCAAGATTGACTTCCATTCACTGGCTGAAGCTCTCGGACGTCTTGATCTGCGTTTTCTGGCTGCTGCGGTACTCTTTACGTTCCTGAGTTACTGGCTGCGTGCCGTCCGTTGGCGCTATCTCCTGATACACGAACGTTCTTTGCGGCTATCCTCGCTGTATCCTGCCGTGATTATCGGATATATGGCCAATAATCTGTTTCCGGCCCGGTTGGGTGAGTTTATCCGGGCCTGGGTGCTGGCTGAACGGGAACAGATGCAGGCACCGGCGGTATTTGCGTCACTGGTGATTGATCGTCTGTTTGATGGTTTCAGTGTTATGGTGATGCTGGCAGGGGTACTGCTGACCCTCCAGTTGCCGCCAGGCATGGAGCAGTCTGCAGCGGTGTTGCGTGCCGGCGGAGTTACCACACTGATTTTTTACAGTGTAGTCATTGCCTCGCTGGTTCTGTTGAAGGTGCGCCCCGTTGCGACACTGGCATTGCTTGGAAAACTGTTGAAGCCGTTTCCCGCTGCCGTTGCCGAGAAATGTATTCCCCTGGCCGGCTCATTTCTTGGTGGATTGCATGTCTCGCGCCGAACTGCCGATCTGTTGGCCGTGTTGGTCAGCTCTCTCCTGATCTGGCTCAGTGCCACCCTGCCGATCTATCTGGTGTTAGTCGGGTTCGGGATCCACTTGCCGTTGTCAGCTTCGTTTTTTATTATGGTGTTGTTGGTTTTTGCCGTCATGGTGCCAGCTGCCCCCGGCTATATCGGTACCTATCATCTGGCCTGTTATACCGGGCTTGCTGCCTTTGGCCTGCCTGATGCCGAGTCGGTAAGCGTTGCGTTGGTAATTCATGGGGTCGGCTTTTTCCCGGTTATACTGGCCGGGTTGTATCATGTCTGGTCTCAGGGGGTCTCACTGGCCAACATGCGTAAACAGGCTGTGCCTGATGGGGCGCACCAGTGA
- a CDS encoding DUF2723 domain-containing protein, with amino-acid sequence MTERVARYLDGWSLLAFLLPFGLYLWCLAPSITFYDSGEFVTAVQFLGSAHSPGYPLFLLYAKPFTWLPFGNIAFKVNLATAVSAALACLGVYHLLRKVLQETEFCDDAGFSRFVLHLTALSGAFTFAVSPRLWLQSNHDKPYPLLAFISAVMLFFLLRWRENLLHGDEQPAWWYGTAFLAGLASGAHQTIVLLLPGSILFILVTAPQSIRRVREWLLSGGMLLAGGAVQLYLPLRAAADTRQNWGDTDALSRFLWHLLRKGYPEDPHSRDISLLVKQLGAFDIPHEFGWIGLLLLLIGLWACWRADRALFVYLLVTLLSFWSIIAGYFNPQPDSIFLTEEFYTPLYLLAAVVIPIGLFALAARGVGAAQRPEHYGSHHKLLMSVFFLLIPLSQLAFNLASQDQHNNYLAQDYALNTLRPLPDEAVLFTWGDSGAFPLWYLQGVERFREDIDLAHIPHLVFPWYQRELPRLAAAFKGEAATATGELVFAHLVEKLRHQRPLLMDFSTRYSLDWRKQQPAQQGMVYWVQDSPAGQQDEVSAWGLYVLHRLVPKGWQPDMDSHKALVIQAYCLLQSAEELARRGHVKEAGHLLQLAGGIMPDWQEKLKLMRQRYAIPSPAGGTDER; translated from the coding sequence GTGACAGAAAGAGTTGCCCGCTATCTGGACGGCTGGTCACTGTTGGCCTTTTTGCTCCCGTTTGGACTCTATCTGTGGTGTCTGGCACCGAGCATCACCTTTTATGACAGTGGCGAGTTTGTCACAGCTGTACAGTTTCTCGGTTCTGCACATTCCCCTGGCTATCCTCTTTTCCTGCTCTACGCCAAGCCGTTTACCTGGCTGCCGTTCGGCAACATCGCTTTCAAGGTTAATCTGGCAACAGCGGTTTCGGCAGCCTTGGCCTGTCTTGGTGTCTATCATCTGCTCAGGAAGGTGCTGCAGGAAACAGAATTTTGTGATGATGCTGGATTTTCCAGGTTTGTCCTGCATCTGACAGCCCTGTCCGGTGCCTTTACTTTTGCTGTCTCACCGCGGCTCTGGCTGCAGAGTAACCATGATAAGCCATATCCGTTGCTGGCGTTTATAAGCGCAGTGATGCTGTTTTTCTTGCTGCGTTGGCGTGAGAACCTTCTGCATGGCGATGAACAGCCGGCCTGGTGGTATGGTACGGCCTTTCTTGCCGGGCTGGCCAGCGGTGCTCATCAGACCATTGTATTGCTGTTGCCCGGCAGCATTCTGTTCATACTGGTTACTGCTCCACAGTCAATACGACGGGTGCGGGAGTGGTTGCTGAGTGGGGGGATGTTACTGGCTGGAGGCGCTGTGCAATTGTATCTGCCGCTGCGGGCTGCCGCTGATACCCGGCAGAACTGGGGTGATACAGATGCCTTGTCGCGTTTTCTCTGGCACCTGTTGCGGAAGGGGTATCCTGAGGATCCGCACAGCCGCGATATCAGCCTGCTAGTGAAACAGCTCGGTGCATTTGATATCCCCCATGAGTTCGGTTGGATAGGACTGCTTTTGTTGCTGATTGGCCTCTGGGCCTGTTGGCGGGCAGACCGGGCATTGTTTGTCTATCTGCTGGTGACCCTGCTGTCCTTTTGGTCGATCATTGCCGGGTACTTTAATCCTCAGCCCGACTCAATTTTTCTGACTGAGGAGTTCTACACGCCCCTCTATCTGCTGGCTGCGGTTGTTATTCCCATTGGGCTGTTTGCCCTGGCAGCACGGGGGGTAGGTGCGGCTCAAAGGCCTGAACACTACGGATCGCACCATAAGCTGTTGATGTCAGTTTTCTTCCTGCTTATCCCGCTGTCACAGCTGGCATTCAATCTGGCATCTCAGGATCAACATAATAATTACCTGGCTCAGGATTATGCGCTGAATACTCTGCGTCCCCTGCCGGATGAAGCTGTTTTGTTCACCTGGGGGGATAGCGGAGCCTTTCCTCTCTGGTACCTGCAAGGGGTTGAGCGGTTCAGAGAGGATATTGATCTGGCTCACATTCCCCATCTGGTTTTCCCTTGGTATCAGCGGGAATTGCCGCGTCTTGCAGCGGCATTCAAGGGAGAGGCTGCTACAGCTACCGGTGAGCTGGTTTTTGCACATCTGGTTGAGAAACTCCGCCATCAGAGGCCGCTGTTGATGGATTTTTCAACCCGCTATTCCCTGGATTGGCGCAAGCAGCAACCGGCTCAGCAAGGAATGGTCTATTGGGTCCAGGATAGCCCTGCAGGGCAGCAGGATGAGGTTTCAGCCTGGGGGCTCTATGTGCTGCACCGTCTCGTTCCCAAAGGATGGCAACCGGATATGGATTCCCACAAGGCATTGGTCATACAGGCCTACTGTCTCTTACAGTCTGCCGAAGAGCTGGCCAGGCGGGGTCATGTCAAGGAAGCTGGCCACCTGCTGCAGCTGGCCGGCGGAATCATGCCTGATTGGCAGGAAAAATTGAAACTGATGCGGCAACGCTATGCCATCCCCTCTCCAGCAGGAGGAACAGATGAACGTTGA
- the aroE gene encoding shikimate dehydrogenase, translated as MNVESVVTGKTKVYGIVGWPVEHSLSPVMQNAALQAAAIDAIYVPFAVAPDQLAAAISGLRAMRVSGFNVTIPHKTAIMALLDELSPAAVLAGAVNTVVNQGGRLIGHNTDGDGLIASLAEDLGCPVAGSSVVLVGAGGAACGALAALCRAGVGSVVVLNRSQKAADVLIATLRDRFPQILLRAYALGQQPEEVLRQSDLVINATSLGMAGEKIEGLSLALLPDHAKVYDMVYNASLTPLLHDAGRRGAKAINGLGMLIAQGELAFELWHGIPAARGVMRTALQTFLSSAAKA; from the coding sequence ATGAACGTTGAATCAGTGGTCACCGGAAAAACGAAGGTGTACGGGATTGTCGGCTGGCCGGTGGAACACTCCCTTTCTCCGGTGATGCAGAATGCAGCATTACAAGCTGCTGCTATTGATGCAATCTATGTCCCGTTTGCCGTTGCCCCTGATCAGCTGGCAGCAGCCATCTCCGGGCTGCGCGCCATGCGTGTCAGTGGTTTCAATGTGACTATTCCCCATAAAACCGCCATCATGGCATTGCTTGATGAACTGTCTCCTGCTGCTGTTCTGGCAGGGGCGGTTAATACGGTGGTAAATCAGGGAGGACGACTGATTGGCCATAACACTGATGGAGATGGTCTTATCGCCTCACTGGCAGAGGACCTTGGTTGTCCGGTCGCCGGAAGCAGTGTTGTACTGGTTGGTGCTGGCGGAGCAGCCTGCGGGGCGTTGGCTGCACTTTGTCGTGCCGGGGTCGGCTCCGTTGTGGTGCTTAATCGAAGTCAGAAGGCCGCAGATGTTTTAATTGCCACACTTCGTGACCGCTTCCCGCAGATTCTGCTGCGGGCATATGCTCTGGGACAGCAGCCGGAAGAGGTGTTGCGTCAGAGTGATTTGGTCATTAATGCCACTTCTTTGGGGATGGCGGGCGAAAAAATTGAGGGGCTCTCCCTTGCGCTTCTGCCTGACCATGCTAAAGTGTACGACATGGTCTATAATGCTTCATTGACCCCGCTTTTACATGATGCCGGCAGACGAGGGGCCAAGGCCATCAATGGTCTGGGAATGCTGATTGCGCAGGGAGAACTGGCGTTTGAGTTGTGGCATGGCATTCCAGCAGCAAGAGGCGTTATGCGAACCGCGCTTCAGACGTTTTTGTCCAGCGCAGCAAAGGCTTGA
- the pilB gene encoding type IV-A pilus assembly ATPase PilB: protein MQTSRLGDILVKNNIITSEQLSAALQEQKMSGGQSKLGSILVKQGLIKEPDLVSFLSRQYGVPTICLAEYEIDPAVIKIIPPEVVQKYNLIPVNRAGSTLIVAVSDPSNLFAIEDIKFMTSYNVEMVVTAESDIKGAIDKYYDQSASLADVMDNLDMEDLELVDTEEEVDVSSLERATEDAPVVKLVNLILMDAIKKKASDIHIEPYEKTFRVRYRIDGVLYEVMKPPMKLKNAITSRIKIMAELDIAERRLPQDGRIKIKLGGGRDMDYRVSCLPTLFGEKIVLRLLDKSNLQTDLTKLGYEPDALAHFKREIHKPFGMVLVTGPTGSGKTVSLYSALSELNKVTENISTAEDPVEFNFAGINQVQMHEDIGLNFAAALRSFLRQDPDIIMIGEIRDFETAEIAVKAALTGHLVLSTLHTNDAPATINRLLNMGIEPFLVASAVNLITAQRLARRVCSECKEKEDIPVQALIDAGVPPDEAPEYVCYKGRGCPTCNNTGYKGRVGFYQVMPMLEPIRELILNGANTAEIKRESMRLGIKTMRQSGLTKIKEGVTSLEEVLRVTVSDD from the coding sequence ATGCAGACGAGCCGCCTTGGCGATATTTTAGTCAAAAACAATATCATTACCAGTGAACAGCTGAGCGCTGCATTGCAGGAACAGAAGATGTCTGGCGGCCAGAGCAAGCTGGGTTCTATTCTGGTCAAGCAGGGGCTGATCAAAGAGCCTGATCTGGTGTCGTTTCTCTCACGCCAGTATGGCGTCCCCACCATCTGTCTCGCTGAGTATGAGATTGACCCCGCTGTCATAAAGATCATTCCGCCTGAAGTTGTCCAGAAATATAACCTGATACCGGTCAACCGGGCCGGCTCAACCCTGATCGTAGCGGTCAGTGATCCCTCCAATCTGTTTGCCATCGAAGATATCAAGTTCATGACCAGCTACAATGTTGAGATGGTTGTGACTGCCGAGTCCGATATCAAAGGGGCTATAGACAAGTATTACGACCAGTCTGCATCCCTGGCTGATGTGATGGATAACCTGGATATGGAGGATCTGGAACTGGTGGACACCGAGGAGGAGGTTGATGTCTCTTCCCTTGAACGTGCCACCGAGGATGCCCCGGTTGTCAAGCTGGTAAACCTGATTTTGATGGACGCCATTAAGAAGAAGGCCAGTGATATCCATATCGAGCCGTACGAAAAGACCTTTCGGGTCCGCTACCGGATAGACGGTGTCTTGTACGAAGTGATGAAACCCCCCATGAAGCTGAAGAATGCCATCACCTCCCGGATCAAGATCATGGCTGAGCTGGATATTGCTGAGCGCCGTTTGCCCCAGGACGGCCGGATCAAGATCAAGCTGGGAGGCGGCAGGGACATGGACTACCGGGTTTCATGTCTTCCAACACTTTTTGGTGAAAAGATCGTCTTGCGGCTGCTTGACAAGAGCAACCTGCAGACCGACCTGACCAAGCTGGGTTATGAACCGGATGCACTGGCCCACTTCAAACGTGAGATCCATAAGCCGTTCGGCATGGTACTGGTGACCGGCCCCACCGGTTCCGGAAAGACGGTGTCGCTCTATTCGGCACTGTCAGAACTGAACAAGGTGACTGAAAATATCTCCACCGCAGAAGATCCGGTTGAGTTTAACTTTGCCGGTATCAACCAGGTGCAGATGCATGAAGATATCGGGCTGAACTTTGCCGCAGCCCTGCGTTCCTTTCTGCGCCAGGATCCGGATATCATCATGATCGGTGAGATCCGGGACTTTGAAACGGCTGAAATTGCCGTCAAGGCCGCCCTGACCGGGCACTTGGTGCTTTCAACCCTGCATACCAACGATGCGCCGGCAACGATCAACCGTCTGCTTAATATGGGCATAGAACCGTTTCTGGTGGCCTCTGCCGTTAACCTGATCACAGCCCAGCGTCTGGCTCGACGTGTCTGCAGTGAGTGCAAGGAAAAGGAAGATATCCCGGTCCAGGCCCTGATTGATGCTGGTGTGCCTCCGGACGAGGCACCTGAATATGTCTGCTATAAAGGCAGGGGATGCCCAACTTGCAATAATACCGGCTACAAGGGCCGGGTCGGTTTTTATCAGGTCATGCCGATGCTCGAACCGATTCGGGAGCTGATTCTCAACGGTGCCAACACGGCTGAGATCAAAAGGGAGTCGATGCGACTCGGTATCAAGACCATGCGCCAGTCAGGTCTTACCAAGATCAAAGAAGGTGTTACATCTCTTGAAGAGGTTTTGCGGGTAACGGTTTCCGACGATTAA
- a CDS encoding type IV pilus twitching motility protein PilT → MANLHELLKTLVEAGGSDLHITTNTQPQIRVDGKLQKLDIPPLNAVETKQLCYSVLTDTQKHKFEEENELDLSFGVKGLSRFRGNIFVQRGAVAGVFRVIPYKILSFEELGLPPVVKELAEKPRGLILVTGPTGSGKSTTLASIIDFININRKEHIVTIEDPIEYLHPHKGCLVNQREVGADTKGFKNALKYVLRQDPDVVLVGELRDLETIEAALTLSETGHLCLATLHTNSCAQTINRIVDVFPPYQQTQIRAQLSFVLEGVMSQALIPKIGGGRVMSLEIMVPNPAIRNLIREDKVHQIYSQMQVGQEKFGMQTMNQSLYSLFSRRLITLDDAMGRTSDPDELRQMINNPTMGMRQQPRR, encoded by the coding sequence ATGGCTAATCTTCACGAACTTCTGAAAACCCTGGTGGAAGCAGGTGGGTCTGACCTTCACATTACCACCAATACCCAGCCTCAAATCAGGGTGGATGGTAAGTTGCAAAAGCTCGATATACCACCGTTAAATGCGGTGGAGACCAAGCAGCTCTGCTATTCGGTGCTGACTGACACCCAAAAACACAAATTTGAAGAGGAAAACGAGCTTGATCTTTCTTTCGGGGTCAAGGGGTTATCCCGTTTCCGGGGAAACATCTTTGTGCAGCGCGGTGCGGTGGCAGGGGTTTTCCGGGTTATTCCCTACAAGATCCTGTCTTTTGAAGAGCTTGGCCTGCCACCGGTTGTTAAGGAGCTGGCAGAAAAGCCCCGTGGTCTGATTCTGGTGACCGGACCTACCGGTAGCGGTAAATCAACCACCCTGGCTTCAATCATTGACTTCATTAACATCAACCGGAAAGAACACATTGTCACCATTGAGGATCCGATTGAATACCTGCATCCCCACAAAGGCTGTCTGGTGAATCAACGTGAGGTCGGAGCCGATACCAAGGGGTTTAAAAACGCCCTCAAGTACGTTCTGCGTCAGGACCCTGACGTCGTACTTGTTGGCGAATTACGGGATCTTGAGACGATTGAGGCTGCCCTGACCCTGTCCGAAACCGGTCACCTCTGTCTGGCGACTCTGCATACCAACTCCTGTGCCCAGACCATCAACCGGATTGTGGATGTATTCCCCCCCTATCAGCAGACCCAGATTCGTGCCCAACTCTCCTTTGTGCTGGAAGGGGTGATGTCCCAGGCGCTGATTCCCAAGATCGGCGGTGGCAGGGTTATGTCGCTCGAAATCATGGTGCCGAACCCTGCAATCCGCAACCTTATCAGGGAAGACAAGGTCCACCAGATCTACTCCCAGATGCAGGTCGGCCAGGAAAAATTCGGGATGCAGACCATGAACCAGTCGCTCTATTCGCTTTTTTCCCGGAGACTGATTACCCTTGATGATGCCATGGGGCGCACCTCTGATCCGGACGAATTGAGGCAGATGATCAACAATCCAACAATGGGGATGCGTCAGCAACCGCGCCGATAG
- a CDS encoding type II secretion system F family protein yields the protein MPKFSWEGKTRTGSVQRGVTDAPDAASVEAQLKKAGLQNIVVKDQSKGMQFKLPKFGGGSIDTKDLVIFTRQFATMIDSGLPLVQCLDILSSQQEKPAFKEILLRVKESVESGSTFADALAKHPKAFDQLFVNLVAAGEIGGILDTILNRLAAYIEKAMKLKKQIKGAMVYPTTIMSIAVIVVGVILVFVIPTFAKMFADFGGELPAPTKFVIGLSNFLLKYIVVIIIGCFAIAAAIKKYYATPTGRKKMDAMFLKAPIAGPLIRKVAVAKFTRTLGTMVSSGVPIMDGLEIVAKTAGNKIVEEAIYGVRQAISEGKTMAEPLQSCGIFPPMVVQMIAVGEATGAMDAMLTKIADFYDDEVDDAVSAMTAMMEPLLMVFLGTTVGGLVVAMYLPIFKLAGAVGG from the coding sequence ATGCCAAAGTTTTCATGGGAAGGTAAAACCCGTACCGGATCAGTGCAAAGGGGGGTCACTGATGCGCCGGATGCAGCATCGGTTGAAGCCCAGCTGAAAAAGGCCGGTTTGCAGAATATTGTGGTAAAGGATCAATCCAAAGGGATGCAGTTCAAGCTGCCCAAGTTCGGTGGGGGGAGTATTGATACCAAGGATCTGGTTATCTTTACCCGTCAGTTTGCCACCATGATTGACTCTGGTCTTCCGTTGGTGCAGTGTCTGGATATCCTTTCTTCGCAACAGGAAAAGCCGGCATTTAAGGAGATCCTGTTGCGGGTCAAGGAGAGTGTCGAGAGCGGTTCTACCTTTGCCGATGCCTTGGCCAAGCACCCAAAGGCCTTTGATCAACTGTTTGTCAACCTGGTGGCTGCCGGTGAAATCGGCGGTATTCTTGATACTATTCTCAACCGGTTGGCAGCCTACATTGAAAAGGCCATGAAGTTGAAGAAGCAGATCAAGGGGGCCATGGTCTATCCGACCACAATCATGTCGATTGCGGTCATTGTTGTCGGCGTGATTCTGGTCTTTGTTATCCCCACCTTTGCCAAGATGTTTGCTGATTTTGGCGGTGAACTGCCTGCCCCTACCAAATTCGTGATCGGGCTCTCAAATTTCCTGCTGAAGTATATCGTGGTTATCATTATTGGCTGTTTCGCCATTGCTGCGGCGATCAAAAAATATTATGCCACTCCTACTGGTCGTAAAAAGATGGATGCCATGTTTTTGAAGGCTCCTATTGCCGGGCCATTGATCCGGAAGGTTGCTGTTGCCAAGTTTACCCGTACCCTGGGTACCATGGTCAGCTCCGGGGTGCCGATTATGGATGGCTTGGAGATTGTTGCCAAGACGGCAGGTAACAAGATTGTGGAAGAGGCCATCTATGGTGTCCGTCAGGCCATTTCTGAAGGTAAGACCATGGCTGAACCGCTGCAGTCCTGTGGGATCTTTCCTCCCATGGTGGTACAGATGATTGCCGTTGGCGAGGCCACAGGCGCCATGGATGCAATGCTGACCAAGATCGCCGATTTCTACGACGATGAGGTTGATGACGCCGTCTCTGCCATGACCGCCATGATGGAACCGCTCCTGATGGTTTTCCTGGGCACCACGGTTGGTGGACTGGTTGTTGCCATGTATCTGCCGATCTTTAAGCTGGCAGGTGCTGTTGGCGGTTAA